The bacterium DNA window CGTGAGGGTAAGGCGACGGCGGAGCTCTCTGTGGCGGAAGATGGGATCGCAGCCGAGGTAAAGGCCAGGACAGAGGAGATATTGTCGCACGCGACAAACAGGAAGGTGACATGCGATGTCAGGATCGATCCGGGGATCATAGGCGGCTTCAGGCTGAAGCTCGATGATTTTATTTACGATGCGAGCATGGCGGGAAGGCTTGAGAGGATGAAGAGGTCGCTTTGTTCTAAGGAGAAGGAGCTCTGATGGAAATACGCGCAGACGAGATAAGCCGCATCATCAAGGAGCAGATACGAGACTACGACACGATGTCTACGGCCGATGAGACGGGCCAGATCATTTCAGTCGGCGACGGCATAGCGTACGTATATGGACTGGCTGGCGTGATGGCCAGCGAGCTCCTGGATTTCGGGCACGGCGTGGTGGGGATCGCGCTCAACCTCGAAGAGGACGTGGTGGGAGCCGCCCTCATGGGCGAGGATGCGAAGCTCAAGGAGGGCGATGAGGTC harbors:
- a CDS encoding F0F1 ATP synthase subunit delta translates to REGKATAELSVAEDGIAAEVKARTEEILSHATNRKVTCDVRIDPGIIGGFRLKLDDFIYDASMAGRLERMKRSLCSKEKEL